A stretch of Porites lutea chromosome 5, jaPorLute2.1, whole genome shotgun sequence DNA encodes these proteins:
- the LOC140938139 gene encoding uncharacterized protein, whose amino-acid sequence MFYQVRVQPDDCKYLRFLWWPHGDLGKEPEEYRMLVHLFGGASSPSCANYALKRTAEDNKEDFDAVTIATVKRNFYVDDCLKSVPTNPKAVKLGLGWDDPIPETSKQKWEAWLRELPKLEQFQIRRCFKPQEFSDVKRCELNSPLLRRF is encoded by the exons ATGTTCTACCAAGTTCGAGTCCAGCCTGACGACTGCAAGTATTTGCGATTTCTTTGGTGGCCACATGGCGATCTGGGAAAAGAACCAGAGGAATATCGGATGTTAGTCCACTTGTTTGGTGGAGCTTCATCTCCCAGCTGCGCAAACTACGCTCTCAAGAGAACCGCAGAAGACAATAAAGAAGATTTTGACGCAGTTACCATAGCAACCGTAAAGCGTAACTTCTACGTGGATGATTGTTTGAAATCAGTCCCGACCAACCCAAAGGCTGTTAAATTG GGTCTCGGTTGGGATGACCCGATCCCTGAAACAAGCAAGCAGAAATGGGAAGCCTGGCTGAGAGAGCTACCCAAGTTGGAACAATTTCAAATACGGCGATGCTTCAAGCCCCAAGAATTTTCAGATGTAAAACGATGTGAACTTAATTCACCACTTCTCAGACGCTTCTAA
- the LOC140938138 gene encoding uncharacterized protein, giving the protein MDAQWTLRRKETKVPTSNLTDTTANLSKQFEDFCNLEFNDSSYEPKMSMSQNDQRALNIMKGTVKLSNGHYEIGLPWKNHPPHLENNRPQAENRLHMLKKRLQKDAILHEKYTDFMADLLQKSYARKVTTEEQLQREKWYLPHHPVFHPQKPGTVRVAFDCSAKYRGSSLNDQLLQGPDLTNTLVGVLTRFREEPSSLHG; this is encoded by the coding sequence ATGGATGCTCAGTGGACCCTTAGACGAAAAGAGACTAAGGTACCCACGTCAAACCTCACTGACACTACGGCTAACCTCAGCAAGCAGTTTGAAGACTTCTGTAACTTAGAATTTAATGACTCGAGCTACGAACCTAAAATGTCAATGTCCCAGAATGATCAGCGCGCTTTAAACATCATGAAAGGTACAGTAAAACTCTCAAACGGCCACTATGAGATCGGCTTACCATGGAAAAACCACCCGCCTCACCTAGAGAACAACAGGCCTCAAGCAGAGAACAGACTTCACATGCTCAAGAAACGTCTTCAGAAGGACGCTATCTTGCATGAAAAATATACAGACTTCATGGCAGACCTACTACAAAAAAGCTACGCTCGAAAGGTGACCACTGAAGAACAGTTACAGAGGGAGAAATGGTACCTGCCCCATCATCCCGTATTTCACCCTCAGAAGCCAGGCACGGTTCGAGTGGCATTTGATTGTTCAGCCAAGTATCGAGGTTCTTCTCTCAATGATCAGTTGCTACAGGGGCCGGATTTAACAAACACTCTAGTTGGTGTTTTAACGCGATTTCGGGAAGAACCGAGTAGCCTTCATGGCTGA